A single genomic interval of Flavobacteriales bacterium harbors:
- a CDS encoding nitronate monooxygenase, with translation MDQSPANPLCSLFGIRYPIVQAGMIWCSGWRLAAAVSNAGGLGLIGAGSMYPEVLREHIRKCKAATDRPFGVNIPLLYADLEKHVAIVLEEEVPVVFTSAGNPALLTPRLKEAGRTVVHVVSSVKFARKAQDAGVDAVVAEGFEAGGHNGREETTTLVLVPMVRDAVRVPVIAAGGIADGRAMLACMVLGADGVQVGTRFVCSEESSAHPAFKEAVTRVDEGGTMLTLKELAPVRLVRNAFFQEVQAAYARGAGVEELKQVLGRARAKRGMFEGDLEQGELEIGQVSAAVREVLPAARIVQGLVEEFHTAAARIGTDGRSMVAPWQQPDPGQRLQK, from the coding sequence GTGGACCAGTCCCCAGCGAACCCGCTCTGCAGCTTGTTCGGCATCCGCTACCCGATCGTGCAGGCCGGCATGATCTGGTGCTCGGGCTGGAGGCTGGCCGCGGCGGTGAGCAATGCGGGTGGGCTGGGCCTCATCGGCGCCGGGTCCATGTACCCCGAGGTGCTGCGCGAGCACATCCGCAAGTGCAAGGCCGCCACCGACCGGCCGTTCGGGGTGAACATCCCGCTGCTGTACGCGGACCTGGAGAAGCACGTGGCCATCGTGCTGGAGGAGGAGGTGCCCGTCGTGTTCACTTCCGCCGGGAATCCCGCCCTGCTCACGCCGCGCCTGAAGGAGGCGGGCCGCACCGTGGTGCACGTGGTCAGCAGCGTGAAGTTCGCCCGGAAGGCCCAGGACGCCGGGGTGGACGCCGTGGTGGCCGAGGGCTTTGAGGCCGGCGGGCACAACGGCCGGGAGGAGACCACCACCCTGGTGCTGGTGCCCATGGTGCGCGATGCGGTGCGGGTGCCCGTGATCGCCGCCGGAGGCATCGCCGATGGGCGGGCCATGCTGGCCTGCATGGTGCTTGGCGCCGACGGCGTACAGGTCGGCACCCGGTTCGTGTGCAGCGAGGAATCCAGCGCCCATCCGGCGTTCAAGGAGGCGGTGACCCGTGTGGATGAAGGCGGTACAATGCTCACGCTCAAGGAGTTGGCACCGGTCCGATTGGTGCGGAACGCCTTCTTCCAGGAGGTGCAGGCCGCCTACGCCCGCGGGGCCGGCGTGGAGGAACTGAAGCAGGTGCTCGGCCGCGCCCGGGCCAAGCGGGGCATGTTCGAAGGCGACCTGGAGCAGGGGGAGCTGGAGATCGGCCAGGTGAGCGCGGCCGTCCGCGAGGTGCTTCCGGCCGCGCGGATCGTGCAGGGTCTGGTGGAGGAGTTCCACACCGCCGCCGCACGGATCGGCACCGATGGGCGTTCCATGGTGGCCCCCTGGCAACAACCCGACCCGGGCCAACGTCTTCAAAAGTGA
- a CDS encoding metallophosphoesterase, translating into MGTWAHVLGRAAILLIGVLLSAGPVHAQRSPFNGLEVLPADSSGHYRILIGGHFHGESTNRSGYPAATLLANLDTINSLGAHLFLSTGDLFMDPVKDLPRYQRALFSKLKMPFFNAPGNHDLSASAGKEADELKEIVTWQADRVLLLNTEREDGTISSDVLDRLASLLEAEDLFIPRHLFIISHRPIWAEDDPLYSDLFKENTRSTFGTNFRKDVYPLLEKIAQHAHVYWISGSLGGSAPSSIFFQPHAPDNLSRNGGITFIQCAIRDEPRDALLIADVYPDTVKWSALSLTGQQLQAPETYDAAWWRSKRGKGEGFNWRLLPYRVKSTVLHRAFWWGAGLMLLLVVLVRRIVRR; encoded by the coding sequence ATGGGCACATGGGCACATGTCCTTGGTCGCGCGGCGATCCTGCTGATCGGCGTCCTGCTGTCGGCCGGACCCGTTCATGCACAGCGCTCGCCCTTCAACGGACTGGAGGTACTTCCTGCGGACAGCAGCGGCCACTACCGCATTCTCATCGGCGGGCATTTCCACGGCGAGAGCACCAACCGCAGCGGCTACCCGGCGGCCACCCTGCTCGCGAACCTGGACACGATCAACAGCCTCGGCGCGCACCTCTTCCTCAGCACCGGCGACCTCTTCATGGACCCGGTGAAGGACCTGCCGCGCTACCAGCGCGCGTTGTTCAGCAAGCTGAAGATGCCCTTCTTCAATGCGCCGGGGAATCATGACCTGAGCGCTAGTGCCGGAAAAGAAGCGGATGAGTTGAAAGAGATCGTGACATGGCAGGCAGACCGTGTCCTCCTGCTTAACACCGAACGTGAGGACGGCACGATAAGCTCTGATGTGCTGGACCGCTTGGCTTCATTATTGGAAGCGGAGGACCTGTTTATCCCAAGGCATCTCTTCATCATCTCCCACCGCCCCATCTGGGCCGAGGACGATCCGCTGTACAGCGACCTGTTCAAGGAGAACACCCGTTCCACCTTCGGCACCAACTTCCGCAAGGATGTGTACCCGCTGCTGGAGAAGATCGCGCAGCACGCCCACGTGTACTGGATCAGCGGCAGCCTGGGTGGAAGCGCGCCGAGCAGCATCTTCTTCCAGCCGCACGCGCCGGACAACCTGTCCCGCAACGGCGGGATCACCTTCATCCAGTGCGCCATCCGCGATGAGCCACGCGATGCCCTGCTGATCGCCGATGTGTACCCCGACACCGTGAAGTGGAGCGCGCTCTCCCTCACCGGGCAGCAGCTCCAGGCCCCGGAGACCTACGATGCGGCCTGGTGGCGCTCGAAGCGCGGGAAGGGAGAGGGGTTCAACTGGCGGCTGCTGCCCTATCGGGTGAAGAGCACCGTGTTGCACCGCGCCTTCTGGTGGGGGGCGGGCCTGATGCTGCTGCTGGTCGTGCTCGTGCGGCGCATCGTCCGACGCTAG
- a CDS encoding NAD-dependent epimerase/dehydratase family protein gives MARILVTGGAGFIPSELAARLAQDPSNEVVAVDNLLTGDVRKLPLAERPNLHFIKCDANRFEDISSVFYAYRFEYVFHYAAVVGVKRTTDNPVMVLRDLDGIRNVLDLSKNTGVKRVLFSSSSEVYGEPVEIPQNERTTPLNSKLPYAIVKNVGEAFLRSYHKEYGLDYTVFRFFNTYGPKQSRDFVVSKFIRAALKGEDITIYGDGGQTRTFCFIDDNIEACVNAFTKGLVVNDVVNIGSDVEITIMDLARLIIELTGSSSRIVHLPPLEEGDMTRRMPDISRMRQLLGREPLPLRDGIQRILADTRFIL, from the coding sequence ATGGCCCGTATCCTCGTCACCGGCGGCGCCGGTTTCATCCCCAGCGAACTGGCCGCACGGCTCGCCCAGGACCCCAGCAATGAAGTGGTGGCGGTGGACAACCTCCTCACCGGCGACGTGCGCAAGCTGCCCCTGGCCGAGCGGCCCAACCTGCACTTCATCAAGTGCGACGCCAACCGCTTCGAGGATATCAGCAGCGTGTTCTACGCCTACCGCTTCGAGTACGTGTTCCACTACGCCGCAGTGGTGGGGGTGAAGCGCACCACGGACAACCCGGTGATGGTGCTCCGCGACCTGGACGGCATCCGCAACGTGCTCGACCTGAGCAAGAACACCGGCGTCAAACGCGTCCTCTTCAGCAGCAGCAGCGAGGTGTACGGCGAACCGGTGGAGATCCCCCAGAACGAGCGCACCACACCGCTCAATAGCAAGCTGCCGTATGCCATCGTGAAGAACGTGGGCGAGGCCTTCCTGCGCAGCTACCACAAGGAGTACGGGCTGGACTACACCGTGTTCCGCTTCTTCAACACCTACGGACCCAAGCAGAGCCGGGACTTCGTGGTGAGCAAGTTCATCCGGGCGGCCTTGAAGGGCGAGGACATCACCATCTACGGCGATGGCGGCCAGACGCGCACCTTTTGCTTCATCGACGACAACATCGAGGCCTGCGTGAACGCCTTCACCAAGGGCCTCGTGGTGAACGACGTGGTCAACATCGGCAGCGACGTGGAGATCACCATCATGGACCTGGCCCGGTTGATCATCGAGCTGACGGGCAGCAGCAGCCGCATCGTGCACCTGCCGCCGCTGGAGGAGGGCGACATGACGCGCCGCATGCCCGACATCAGCCGGATGCGCCAGTTGCTGGGCCGCGAGCCGCTGCCGTTGCGCGACGGCATCCAGCGCATCCTCGCCGACACGCGCTTCATCCTGTAG
- a CDS encoding CotH kinase family protein: MNGRFKRWTILAPALLALLAGGAWTAHRALVHRGHPGLATFIRQWAVNYPASFAMEPPVLAIEVDEAELARLRNVVDLARERGVIMPEGNDPVEARFTVDGRSFKGRVRIKGKLSDHVQGEKWSFRVLARKDGGFMGMKRFSLQHPGTRNYLCDWFYHRLMAGEGLIALRYGFCRVTFNGEDLGVYAVEEHFGEELAENNGRVAGPLLRFDPGLFWQHRLNSMQGLRLDEAYAAYQAAALDAYGTNDLAADPEGRRLFEEALALVTAFRRGELPASAVFDADRTGRRLALLDLVGGHHSMDWSDVKFHFDPVLKRLEPVSYESFSAFRIRELAGAYRYRGQVREQDELHTQLLSDPAIMAAYVHHLERYARPAWLDSAFAALKGPLDTASATLYREFPYKELDRGVYTANQRAIRALLDPPRHAHLHLDRRSGDTLEVVAVPIEALPVQVDSLRLADGRHFAPVGRAVLPPRPRGGVGRPQLLRFVTCPVNDSALADAHVLAGFLGSARRKETPVAPFKMNDVRDLDLATLATPNVERFPFLVRDEAERTITFKPGRWTIGERLVLPAGYTVVAFAPLRLELVNGAEIVSRSPLRWTGTEDMPITVVSPDSSSMGVHVLEAGARSVLDQVRFEGLMRFKEEQPRSADVSFHRSPVTISHAVFNGAGTTLLALSEGEAQLRHSTFHGGSDQLEAVHAAVQATGLRFLGAGDDAVSVHGGGGSFTELVIDGAKGEGVKATALAQVELTNATLTRCGTGIEAREGSSVRMNVGRIDATQAAHAGKDEVRNGPVRIELKGVEVPEGAGFKTGQGSSITLNGRAVGAAKAAEGT, from the coding sequence ATGAACGGACGCTTCAAACGCTGGACGATCCTGGCGCCGGCCCTGCTCGCCCTGCTCGCGGGGGGGGCATGGACCGCGCACCGGGCTTTGGTGCATCGCGGGCATCCGGGTCTGGCCACCTTCATCCGCCAATGGGCCGTGAACTACCCCGCCAGCTTCGCCATGGAGCCGCCCGTCCTCGCCATCGAGGTGGACGAGGCCGAACTGGCCCGCCTGCGGAACGTGGTGGATCTCGCGCGTGAGCGCGGGGTCATCATGCCCGAGGGCAACGATCCGGTCGAGGCGCGGTTCACGGTGGATGGCCGCTCCTTCAAGGGCCGGGTCCGCATCAAAGGCAAGCTCAGCGACCATGTGCAGGGGGAGAAGTGGAGCTTCCGCGTGCTCGCCCGCAAGGACGGCGGCTTCATGGGCATGAAGCGCTTCAGCCTGCAGCACCCCGGAACGCGGAACTACCTCTGTGACTGGTTCTACCACCGCCTGATGGCGGGTGAAGGGCTGATCGCACTGCGCTACGGCTTCTGTCGCGTCACCTTCAATGGCGAGGACCTCGGAGTGTATGCCGTTGAGGAGCACTTCGGCGAGGAATTGGCCGAGAACAACGGGCGCGTGGCCGGACCGCTGCTCCGCTTCGATCCCGGGCTGTTCTGGCAGCACCGGCTCAACAGCATGCAGGGCCTCCGTCTGGATGAGGCCTACGCCGCCTACCAGGCGGCCGCCCTTGATGCGTATGGCACGAACGACCTGGCGGCCGACCCGGAGGGGCGGCGGCTGTTCGAGGAGGCCCTCGCCCTGGTCACCGCCTTCCGTCGTGGCGAGCTGCCCGCCTCGGCCGTGTTCGATGCGGACCGCACGGGCCGCCGCCTCGCCCTCCTTGACCTCGTGGGTGGACACCACAGCATGGACTGGAGCGATGTGAAGTTCCACTTCGACCCGGTGCTCAAGCGCCTCGAACCGGTGAGCTACGAGAGCTTCAGTGCGTTCCGCATCCGCGAGTTGGCCGGAGCCTACCGGTACCGCGGCCAGGTACGGGAGCAGGATGAGCTGCACACCCAGTTGTTGAGCGACCCGGCGATCATGGCCGCCTACGTGCACCATCTGGAGCGCTACGCCCGCCCCGCCTGGCTCGACAGTGCCTTCGCGGCGCTGAAGGGCCCCCTCGACACGGCCAGCGCCACGCTGTACCGCGAATTCCCCTACAAGGAACTGGACCGAGGCGTGTACACCGCCAACCAGCGGGCCATCCGCGCGCTGCTCGACCCGCCCAGGCACGCGCACCTGCACCTCGACCGCCGCTCGGGCGATACCTTGGAGGTGGTGGCCGTTCCGATCGAGGCGCTGCCCGTGCAGGTGGACAGCCTGCGCCTGGCCGACGGGCGGCACTTCGCACCGGTGGGCCGTGCCGTGCTGCCTCCCCGCCCGCGTGGCGGCGTCGGCAGGCCGCAGCTGCTGCGCTTTGTCACGTGCCCGGTGAACGACAGTGCCCTCGCCGACGCGCACGTCTTGGCCGGCTTTCTGGGCAGCGCACGGCGCAAGGAGACCCCGGTGGCACCGTTCAAGATGAATGACGTCCGCGACCTGGACCTGGCCACGCTGGCCACCCCGAACGTGGAGCGCTTCCCCTTCCTGGTGCGCGATGAGGCCGAGCGGACCATCACCTTCAAGCCGGGACGGTGGACGATCGGCGAGCGCTTGGTGCTGCCGGCAGGCTACACGGTGGTGGCTTTCGCTCCGCTGAGGCTCGAGCTGGTGAACGGTGCGGAGATCGTGAGCCGCTCGCCGCTGCGCTGGACCGGCACCGAGGACATGCCCATCACGGTGGTCAGCCCGGACAGCAGCAGCATGGGCGTGCATGTGCTGGAGGCCGGTGCCCGGTCCGTGCTGGACCAGGTGCGGTTCGAAGGCCTGATGCGCTTCAAGGAGGAGCAGCCCCGTAGCGCCGATGTCAGCTTTCACCGTTCTCCGGTCACGATCAGCCACGCGGTGTTCAACGGTGCGGGCACCACCTTGCTGGCCCTCTCCGAAGGGGAGGCGCAGCTGCGGCACAGCACCTTCCACGGCGGGTCCGATCAGCTCGAGGCCGTGCATGCCGCCGTACAGGCCACCGGGCTCCGCTTCCTGGGCGCTGGGGATGATGCGGTGAGCGTGCATGGAGGGGGCGGCAGCTTCACCGAGCTCGTGATCGACGGCGCCAAGGGGGAGGGGGTGAAGGCCACGGCCCTGGCCCAGGTGGAGCTGACGAACGCGACGCTCACGCGGTGCGGCACCGGCATCGAGGCCCGCGAGGGATCCTCCGTGCGCATGAACGTCGGCCGGATCGATGCGACACAGGCGGCCCATGCCGGCAAGGACGAGGTGCGGAACGGTCCCGTGCGGATCGAGCTGAAGGGGGTGGAGGTGCCGGAGGGGGCTGGATTCAAGACCGGGCAGGGCAGCAGCATCACCCTCAACGGCCGTGCGGTGGGCGCGGCGAAAGCGGCGGAGGGCACATGA
- a CDS encoding outer membrane beta-barrel protein has translation MKRSLLALFVVVMAVQAKAQYAWDIGVHLGGANYLGEMGGKEQTRRDFIWDMKLGQTRWSIGVFGRRKLNRSFSVSAGLMYLRLQGADALSTNPQRVGRNLNFRNDMFELYVRPEFTIFQDNDIGGKGRYRTDFRLFLYAGAALFYHNPKAQINREGAFYALQPLQTEGVAYSKFGFAIPAGLGMHITKKRRHRYGFDFGWRTTFTDYLDDASTEYVNIPETGDPLAIQLYDQRPYLDDVDLVTSGTQVQTAGGDVVTVPDAIQYGWVPDTDGASKKENNKRGDPTHNDSYLTMTLTYSYVLKGQSNFYRQRYSWIRGKKRIGRKSRAKF, from the coding sequence ATGAAACGCTCCCTCCTCGCCCTCTTCGTGGTGGTCATGGCCGTCCAGGCAAAGGCCCAGTACGCTTGGGATATCGGTGTCCACCTCGGGGGCGCCAACTACCTGGGCGAGATGGGCGGCAAGGAGCAGACGCGCCGCGACTTCATCTGGGACATGAAGCTGGGACAGACGCGTTGGAGCATCGGTGTGTTCGGCCGTCGCAAGCTGAACCGCTCCTTCTCGGTGAGCGCCGGTCTGATGTACCTGCGCCTCCAAGGTGCGGACGCCCTCAGCACCAACCCGCAGCGCGTGGGCCGCAACCTGAACTTCCGGAACGACATGTTCGAGCTGTATGTGCGGCCGGAGTTCACCATCTTCCAGGACAACGACATCGGCGGCAAGGGCCGCTACCGCACCGACTTCCGGCTGTTCCTCTACGCCGGTGCCGCGCTCTTCTATCACAATCCGAAGGCCCAGATCAACCGCGAGGGGGCGTTCTACGCGCTGCAACCGCTGCAGACCGAAGGTGTCGCCTACTCCAAGTTCGGCTTCGCCATCCCTGCAGGCCTGGGCATGCACATCACCAAGAAGCGCCGCCATCGCTACGGCTTTGACTTCGGCTGGCGGACCACCTTCACGGACTATCTGGATGATGCCAGCACGGAATACGTGAACATCCCGGAGACCGGCGATCCCTTGGCGATACAGCTGTATGACCAGCGTCCCTATCTTGATGATGTGGACCTCGTGACCTCCGGGACCCAGGTCCAGACGGCCGGTGGTGATGTGGTCACGGTGCCTGACGCGATCCAATACGGATGGGTGCCTGACACCGACGGCGCCAGCAAGAAGGAGAACAACAAGCGCGGCGACCCCACGCACAACGACAGCTACCTGACGATGACCCTCACTTACAGCTACGTGCTGAAGGGGCAGTCCAACTTCTACCGCCAGCGCTACAGCTGGATCCGTGGCAAGAAGCGCATCGGCCGCAAGAGCCGCGCGAAGTTCTAA
- a CDS encoding O-antigen ligase family protein — MLDFLRNELQFILIVTVWVLSTVFAGPVIYALLPLSVFLFYRRESFGDILFGFILILVLSDMTPDVFSMRKIKTAKYAYIIALSLILLVEQHRFAPLSGVFKVFLPFFAYAFLPLVFGNDPITGIQKTLSYALLYLVVPNYVLLNFRQRGWDFFRDLVRFLVAFLVVMWLMKFLRIVPVFVAGRFRGLFGNPNGLGIFTFLVFTLYTILNHLKNDLFPFRQRMMNYAVIVFFLVLCGSRTSLVATGMFLLFSRFFSLSPFIGFIGFIAFLGIIELVSSNLSAIVISLGLQEYFRVETLDDGSGRYIAWRFAWGKIQDYFMLGGGFGNDEYIMRHNYAYLRTLGHHGGVHNSYLTMWFNVGIVGILIYFRSYFLIFFKASKRVPMAFAAMFAVMFSVLYESWLTGSLNPFTIILVMIMTVVTEPDIVESEEREQAALDAEASVHPDDLRELGPGTGTEGLTLRPL, encoded by the coding sequence ATGCTGGACTTCCTTCGGAACGAGCTCCAGTTCATCCTGATCGTCACGGTCTGGGTGCTGTCCACGGTGTTCGCCGGTCCGGTCATCTACGCGCTCCTGCCGCTCTCGGTCTTCCTCTTCTACCGACGGGAGTCGTTCGGCGACATCCTGTTCGGGTTCATCCTCATCCTGGTGTTGTCGGACATGACACCGGACGTCTTCTCCATGCGGAAGATCAAGACGGCCAAGTACGCGTACATCATCGCCCTTTCGCTCATCCTGCTCGTGGAGCAGCATCGCTTCGCACCGCTGTCGGGTGTCTTCAAGGTCTTCCTGCCCTTCTTCGCATATGCCTTCCTTCCCCTGGTCTTCGGCAACGACCCCATCACGGGCATTCAGAAGACCTTGAGCTACGCACTGCTCTACCTGGTGGTGCCCAACTACGTGCTGCTCAACTTCCGCCAGCGCGGCTGGGATTTCTTCCGCGATCTGGTGCGCTTCCTGGTGGCGTTCCTAGTGGTGATGTGGTTGATGAAGTTCCTGCGGATCGTGCCGGTCTTCGTGGCTGGCCGCTTCCGCGGGTTGTTCGGCAACCCCAACGGGCTGGGCATCTTCACCTTCCTGGTGTTCACGCTCTACACCATCCTCAATCACCTCAAGAACGACCTTTTCCCCTTCCGGCAGCGCATGATGAATTACGCGGTCATCGTGTTCTTCCTAGTCCTGTGCGGTTCGCGCACATCGTTGGTCGCCACCGGCATGTTCCTGCTCTTCAGTCGGTTCTTCAGTCTGTCCCCGTTCATCGGTTTCATCGGGTTCATCGCCTTCCTGGGCATCATCGAGCTGGTGAGCTCGAACCTCTCCGCCATCGTCATCAGCCTCGGGCTTCAGGAGTATTTCCGGGTGGAGACCCTGGACGACGGGTCGGGCCGGTACATCGCATGGCGCTTCGCCTGGGGCAAGATCCAGGATTACTTCATGCTCGGTGGCGGCTTCGGCAACGACGAGTACATCATGCGCCACAACTACGCCTATCTGCGTACGCTGGGCCACCACGGCGGGGTGCACAACAGCTACCTCACCATGTGGTTCAACGTGGGCATCGTGGGCATCCTCATTTACTTCAGAAGCTACTTCCTCATCTTCTTCAAGGCCAGCAAGCGGGTGCCGATGGCCTTCGCCGCCATGTTCGCCGTGATGTTCAGCGTGCTCTATGAATCATGGCTCACCGGGTCCCTGAACCCCTTCACCATCATCCTGGTGATGATCATGACGGTGGTGACCGAGCCGGACATCGTGGAGTCGGAGGAACGGGAACAGGCCGCCCTCGATGCCGAGGCCTCCGTGCACCCGGATGACCTGCGCGAACTCGGACCGGGCACGGGAACGGAGGGGCTTACTTTGCGCCCTTTATGA
- the asnB gene encoding asparagine synthase (glutamine-hydrolyzing) produces the protein MCGIAGIAGHPRPEEAAAAVGRMNDAQRHRGPDAGGLWSDAEVTLGHRRLKIIDLSSAADQPFHTADGRHVLVFNGEIYNYRELRTELERLPGMLPFRTGSDTEVLAAALTVWGTRALDRLMGMFAFAWWDRTERRLLLARDRMGIKPLYLHEDGGRLAFASELRALLASGLVPRKLDHDGLVDHLRYRTVHAPRTLVAGVRMLMPGHWMAWHDGRTEQGRYWDLVANTRREAADLPLERVQREVRERLTRAVERRLVADVPFGAFLSGGIDSSAVVGLMAQVSTAPVNTFSVVFDEQEFSEERYARIVAKKFGTRHTAIRLRPDDMLRLLPHALAAMDHPSGDGPNTYVVSKVTREAGITMALSGLGGDEVFAGYPVFTRTDRLWRWRALGLVPPGVRGLAGELAALVRPSAATAKLPGLLRAPGFGPEHTYPFSRIAFLDPDLRRLIQQPTLPDNAVAALLHERYASGAGALPLLSQVSVAELDTYLSNVLLRDTDQMSMAHALEVRVPFLDHELVEFVLGVSDEHKFPHSPKKLLVDALGDLLPERIVNRPKMGFTLPWEHWMRNELRSFCEARLRTMGARPVFRREGVEALWSRFLARDRRVNWARVWGLVVLADWLDTNHIEA, from the coding sequence ATGTGCGGCATCGCAGGCATCGCAGGACATCCCCGGCCCGAGGAGGCCGCTGCGGCCGTGGGCCGGATGAACGACGCCCAGCGCCATCGTGGACCGGACGCGGGTGGCCTGTGGTCCGACGCTGAGGTGACCCTGGGGCACCGCCGCCTGAAGATCATCGACCTCAGCAGCGCCGCCGACCAGCCCTTCCACACGGCCGATGGTCGCCACGTGCTCGTCTTCAATGGCGAGATCTACAACTACCGTGAACTGCGCACCGAACTGGAGCGCCTGCCGGGCATGCTCCCCTTCCGCACCGGTTCGGATACCGAAGTGCTCGCGGCCGCGCTCACGGTATGGGGCACCCGCGCACTGGACCGCCTGATGGGCATGTTCGCCTTCGCCTGGTGGGACCGCACGGAGCGAAGGCTCCTGTTGGCACGCGACCGCATGGGCATCAAGCCGCTCTACCTGCACGAGGACGGTGGACGGCTCGCCTTCGCCTCCGAACTGCGTGCCCTGCTCGCCTCGGGCCTGGTGCCCCGCAAGCTGGACCATGACGGGCTGGTGGACCATCTGAGGTATCGGACGGTGCATGCGCCGCGTACGTTGGTGGCCGGCGTGCGCATGCTGATGCCGGGCCACTGGATGGCGTGGCACGACGGCCGCACCGAACAGGGGCGTTACTGGGACCTGGTGGCGAACACCCGGCGTGAAGCGGCCGACCTGCCGCTGGAGCGCGTGCAGCGCGAAGTGCGTGAGCGGCTCACCCGGGCGGTGGAGCGCCGGCTCGTGGCCGATGTGCCCTTCGGCGCCTTTCTCAGCGGCGGCATCGACAGCAGTGCGGTGGTGGGCCTGATGGCGCAGGTGAGCACCGCCCCGGTGAACACCTTCTCGGTGGTCTTCGACGAGCAGGAGTTCAGCGAGGAGCGCTACGCGCGCATCGTGGCGAAGAAGTTCGGCACCCGCCACACGGCCATCCGGCTGCGCCCGGACGACATGCTCCGCCTGCTGCCCCACGCCCTGGCCGCCATGGACCACCCCAGCGGCGACGGCCCCAACACCTACGTGGTCTCCAAGGTGACGCGGGAGGCCGGCATCACCATGGCCTTGTCCGGCCTGGGTGGCGACGAGGTCTTCGCGGGTTATCCCGTGTTCACCCGCACCGACAGGCTGTGGCGATGGCGTGCCTTGGGCCTCGTGCCGCCAGGTGTGCGGGGCCTTGCCGGCGAGCTTGCGGCCCTCGTCCGCCCGTCAGCCGCCACGGCGAAGTTGCCCGGTCTGTTGCGCGCCCCGGGGTTCGGTCCCGAGCACACCTATCCGTTCTCGCGGATCGCCTTCCTGGACCCCGACCTGCGACGGTTGATCCAGCAGCCCACGCTGCCGGACAATGCCGTGGCCGCGCTGCTGCACGAACGTTACGCCTCCGGCGCCGGTGCTTTGCCACTGCTGTCCCAGGTGAGCGTGGCCGAGCTGGACACCTACCTCTCCAACGTGCTGCTGCGCGACACGGACCAGATGAGCATGGCCCACGCGTTGGAGGTGCGCGTGCCCTTCCTGGACCACGAGCTCGTGGAGTTCGTCCTCGGGGTGTCCGATGAGCACAAGTTCCCGCACAGCCCGAAGAAGCTGCTGGTGGACGCGCTGGGCGACCTGCTTCCAGAGCGCATCGTGAACCGCCCGAAGATGGGCTTCACCCTGCCGTGGGAGCACTGGATGCGCAACGAGCTGCGCAGCTTCTGCGAGGCTCGCCTGCGGACGATGGGCGCCCGGCCCGTCTTCCGCCGCGAAGGCGTGGAGGCGCTGTGGTCACGCTTCCTGGCGCGGGACCGTCGGGTGAACTGGGCCCGTGTCTGGGGCCTTGTGGTGCTCGCCGACTGGCTGGATACGAACCACATCGAGGCCTGA